The Emcibacter nanhaiensis genome has a window encoding:
- a CDS encoding YebC/PmpR family DNA-binding transcriptional regulator, giving the protein MAGHSKFKNIMHRKGAQDKKRSSLFSKLSKEITVAAKMGGVDIDSNPRLRLAVKNAQSNSMPKDNIQRAINKSQGGEGDDYEEIRYEGFGPGGIAIIVEALTDNRNRAASEIRTAFAKNGGNMGESGSVSYQFDKVGEIIFDSSVMDADSMFEAALEAGAEDVASDDETHEIYCAMEDLNTVSTALEEAVGSEPKSSKLIWKPQNTIEVSEEDAQKLMKMLDVMDDLDDVQNVYGNYEISDEILEKLNG; this is encoded by the coding sequence ATGGCAGGTCATTCCAAGTTCAAAAATATCATGCACCGCAAGGGTGCGCAGGACAAAAAACGTTCCTCCCTGTTCAGCAAGCTGAGCAAGGAAATCACTGTCGCCGCCAAGATGGGCGGGGTCGATATCGATTCCAACCCGCGCCTGCGGCTGGCGGTGAAAAACGCCCAGTCCAACAGTATGCCGAAGGACAATATCCAGCGCGCCATTAACAAATCCCAGGGCGGTGAGGGCGATGATTACGAGGAGATCCGTTACGAAGGCTTCGGCCCGGGCGGCATCGCCATTATCGTTGAAGCGCTGACCGACAACCGCAACCGCGCGGCCAGCGAAATCCGCACCGCCTTCGCCAAGAACGGCGGCAACATGGGCGAAAGCGGCAGCGTCTCCTACCAGTTCGACAAGGTCGGCGAGATTATTTTTGACTCTTCCGTCATGGATGCGGACAGCATGTTCGAAGCGGCTCTTGAAGCCGGCGCCGAGGATGTGGCGTCCGATGATGAAACCCATGAAATCTATTGTGCCATGGAAGACCTCAACACGGTCAGCACCGCGCTTGAGGAAGCCGTGGGCAGCGAACCGAAATCTTCCAAGCTGATCTGGAAACCCCAGAACACTATCGAGGTGAGCGAGGAAGACGCGCAGAAGCTGATGAAAATGCTGGATGTGATGGACGATCTGGATGACGTGCAGAATGTCTATGGCAACTATGAAATTTCCGATGAAATCCTGGAGAAGCTGAACGGGTGA